From a region of the Nonlabens sp. Hel1_33_55 genome:
- a CDS encoding 3'-5' exonuclease: MKLNLNRPICFFDLETTGTNISKDRIVEISIHKVFPDGAEKTFTYRVNPTVPIPAETTAVHGITDDMVKDEPTFKELAREVNNIIKDSDLAGFNSNRFDIPLLAEEMLRAGVDFEMGNRNAIDIQNIFHKMEQRTLVAAYKFYCDKDLTDAHSAEADTIATYEVLKGQLDRYPELDNDMKSLAEFSTRRKPVDFAGMLAYNEKGEECFNFGKHKGKRIVDVLESEPGYYSWIQNADFPLYTKKVLTAIKLRGFNQ, from the coding sequence ATGAAACTCAACCTTAACCGACCCATCTGTTTTTTTGATCTTGAAACCACTGGCACCAACATTTCAAAAGATAGAATTGTTGAGATTTCCATTCACAAGGTTTTTCCTGATGGAGCTGAAAAAACGTTCACTTACAGAGTAAATCCTACGGTTCCAATTCCTGCAGAAACGACTGCTGTTCATGGTATCACAGATGATATGGTCAAAGATGAGCCTACTTTCAAGGAGCTTGCACGTGAGGTAAACAATATTATAAAGGATTCTGACCTGGCTGGTTTTAATAGCAATCGCTTTGACATACCACTACTCGCTGAAGAGATGCTGCGTGCCGGTGTTGATTTTGAAATGGGAAATCGTAACGCGATCGACATTCAGAATATATTCCATAAAATGGAGCAGCGCACACTCGTCGCGGCTTACAAATTCTATTGCGACAAAGATCTTACTGATGCTCACAGCGCAGAGGCAGATACAATCGCAACTTATGAAGTTTTAAAAGGGCAATTGGATCGCTATCCAGAACTTGACAATGACATGAAATCCCTAGCCGAATTTTCTACCAGGCGCAAGCCGGTTGATTTTGCAGGAATGCTCGCCTATAATGAAAAAGGTGAGGAGTGCTTCAATTTTGGCAAGCATAAAGGAAAACGAATTGTCGATGTTCTCGAATCTGAACCAGGTTATTATAGTTGGATTCAAAATGCAGATTTCCCGCTTTATACTAAGAAAGTACTGACCGCCATTAAATTGAGAGGTTTTAATCAGTAG